The sequence attttatttagttttaaaatgcattcatattttgatttttttccgGACATAATCAGAGCTAATAAAAATAATCCATATACTacaaatcttaatttttttaattaacgtAATCATAGtccacatatttatttttacacaGATAAACccaaatgttttttttcaaaaaaattaacacgTACGCAAGAATAACTATTACTtggaatttaaattataaatactgTTAGAGTAAATAGGCAACTTACTTATTCATGatgttatttaaatatatctATAACTAGTCAAATTATTTGCGCTTCGCGTGAGAATTTAACAttacaaatttttataaaataatattaaaaatctattattcattaaaattaaaataatatattatcttGCATACAAACTTACGTagcaataaatattaatgatataaaggaaaattaaattattacatcttgtcatttattcttaataacataaaataaattaatgactgtaaaaataaatatcagaATATGTAACATAAACAGTGATGTCAGTCAGCCACTCAACATGAgcaaagtaaataaatatttaattgtgaagaaGCAGTAGAAGAAGAGGAGGTAccaaattttcattgttttaaaatgagaggaattcccactatttatagacaataaagggtagtgtgaacaaatgttcATTGTACCTTATCGGGAAGGTTACAACTATGtagaaaagttgcaaccctttaAAAAGGTCATAATCTTTCATAAAGGTcataacttttcaaaaaaatcgcaattcttcattaaagttgcaacttttcataaaaatcacaatttttcacAACAGTCACAACTCTTTATTAAAATGACAACTCTCGTTAACTATCACAACtttttatgaaatgaaaaaactatttttggaaataaattggTGCCATGTAGGCGGGTCTAAGATTCtctcttatataaatatatatatatgataaaacctctttaaaatgtgataattataatttcaaaataaattacgTTAGatgcttttttttcttcataaaattggacattTTATTTGTCTGAGACAAACAATACAAAAGGAATTTAGATATCTTTACAAGTTTCCCCGACTTGCTTTGCTAATAGATAAAATTATCTAAGACATCTTGAAAGATTATGTAAATGCAATAACGAATTTCCCCTTTCTCTTCCATAAACTTTGGAGAGATATTTTTCatcctatttttaaaaattgatatctcatttattttattatatgacttTTTTTTAGTCCGTCTCTAATTAAAGAATGGTATAATTGGATACATGTTAACGTGGCATAAATTTATCTTACTTTATTAGAGAAgtccaaaaattttaatatgtaaCATTTTCTCAGAAGAAAATAGTAAGCAGTACCTTATAGGCTTTTGTTTTAAGCGgtgtcatttatttttctctagaGAAGTACCTTTTTGAAAGATTTGGtacaaaacaaatatatgtTTTACACACTGTCAGTGATTTCTTGTACAAGTTCTTTGGCAATtatccaacttttttttttcagttagCAAAGTAATATTATTCTGATGAATCTTTGATTTTCTTGTGAAAAAAGACTTAATATAATAACACACATTTGTTCTTTGCTTGGTGCTCCCCTTTAGGTACTTTATTTTCCTCCCCTGACACTTATTCTTTGCGTTAGTTTGAAAGATGCAGTACAATTTCCCTTATAATAATGCCTATGAATTCGCAAATAATATCTTTAATTCATCAAGACATGCATTTAGGTTAAATATGGCGGAAAAGTCTGAGTCGTCTCTGGAGTATACACCAACATGGGTCGTCGCCGTTGTCTGCTTCATCATTGTTCTCATTTCACTTGCTGCTGAACGTGGCCTTCATCGCCTTGGAAAGGTTATATAACAATAGTAAAGTGATGGTACGTTACTCTATATATGTTCAATAGTTGATCGATGATGTTGTTGTGTTACAGTTCTTCCTGCAAAAGAATCAAGATGCCCTATTCAAGGCACTCCAGAAATTAAAAGAAGGTTTGACGACACATGGATTCTGTATTTGTagttacatttttttgttaataaattgaatgaaaaattgaatttgcAGAATTGATGCTTTTGGGATTTATTTCTCTACTATTGACGGTGTCTCAAGGGGCAATAAGCCAAATATGTGTTcctgaaaatatttcaaaagtaatGCTTCCATGCAAGCTTAAAGAAGCTTCAACTTCTAAACATCTCATCACTGGGAGACATCTTTTAGCTGGATCTAGCGGTGTACAACATTGTAATCATCATGAGGTTAATCATTATTTTCCTTTGTCTAATTACTGTTATTTCAATTAtaagatttaaatttattaatctgTGTAGGGAAAAGTTCCACTATTATCACTGGAGGCATTGCATCAActacatattttcatatttgtattgGCAGTCACACATGTTATCTTCTGTGCCACCACCATGGTTCTTGGAGGGGCTAAGgtaaaataattaacaattaattcattttcaatttctttcccaatttgtaaattaaaaaaaaaacgtatGAATATGACACATAAAACATACACGAATAAATATTATAGTGTGTAGTGAGCAAGTATAGtgaaagagagagttgagacAAAGAAAACACGCtatgtatttatttgtttgatatAAAGCGCTGATTTACGTAAAATTATATGCAAATAACTAAGATAAAATACATCTCTTTGTTTTATTCAaacacaaataattaatatcagtTATGCTCAATTCACTCTATACAAAGAAAGGGGACATTACTTTACGTACTTTTCAAAAACATAACTCATAATTGCATTTAAACGTATACTTATGGACTTATCCTTCAAGCCCAAGATCGATATACTTAACAATTGTAATTATTGCTAGCATTTCCCCCCTAGTCATTAACTATTATATTAATATTCGACTGTGTACTGTAAAATTAACcacttaacatttttttaagagTAATTTTACCAGTAGACAGAGCGTCTAGCGgccttttattgaaaaataaaaaaatatcaatagaaATAAGTACAAGCAAGGGGGTTGAACCGTACCTTACTATTCCTAATAAGATAACAAATCCCTACTAATTAACAagcatttaaaaaataagaactaGAGAAAACTACGTATATGTATGATCGTTACCAAGTTTATAACCCTCAAGAAATGAGCAATACCTAATTActtctcttttatctttttgggCCTCAAATAGATACAACAATGGAGACACTGGGAGAATTCAATTCAAAAGCAATCAAAACCACATCATGGTATaattatattagttaattattgtTTATACAATTTTGTCTGTAATTTTTAACGAATTATTACCATGATATTTTCTATGTGTAGTGCATATTCTCCATATTCAATCATTCGTGGATAGAGCTGGTAAACGTTGGAGAAAATACGCTCTCATTAGTTGGACGGTACgatgttttatttattaaagatcgataataattatgtattttactcAAAGAAAAATGACGATTTTTCATAtgtatgaatataaaaaaaatataggtagcatttttcaaacaattttatGGTTCAGTAACAAAGTCGGACTATATTGTCTTGCGGACTGGATTTATCAAGGTAAGCAAtacttaattctttttattttatctttcatttttataattactTTGTGTCAATTCTATGATTTTAATTAGTTGCAATTATAACTCTTTTTTTATCGTGTGATAATAGAAACATTGTCCATCCAATCCTACGTATAATTTTCACCGATATATATTGCGGACACTGGagcatga comes from Solanum pennellii chromosome 1, SPENNV200 and encodes:
- the LOC107026623 gene encoding MLO-like protein 13, which produces MAEKSESSLEYTPTWVVAVVCFIIVLISLAAERGLHRLGKFFLQKNQDALFKALQKLKEELMLLGFISLLLTVSQGAISQICVPENISKVMLPCKLKEASTSKHLITGRHLLAGSSGVQHCNHHEGKVPLLSLEALHQLHIFIFVLAVTHVIFCATTMVLGGAKIQQWRHWENSIQKQSKPHHVHILHIQSFVDRAGKRWRKYALISWTVAFFKQFYGSVTKSDYIVLRTGFIKKHCPSNPTYNFHRYILRTLEHDFKKIVGISWYLWLFVVLFLLINIAGWHSYFWLSFLPLVLLLLVGTKLEHIITELAQEVSERSSVVDETTPIKPSDELFWFDSPNLVLYLIHFILFQNSFEIAFFVWIWCTYGFKSCIMEDLGFIIPRLIIGVIVQVLCSYSTLPLYALVTQMGTTYKRGIFGEQTEDSLRIWAGTSSHNKMVTETLESITVSNRPACNEIQDISSTVELSYPNKPHITP